Proteins encoded within one genomic window of Bacteroides sedimenti:
- a CDS encoding mechanosensitive ion channel family protein, translated as MNLHDFFCSTILNINLDKVNINLEKAASFWDISIEKAITFCVKAVLIYAITQAAVSFTKYLFRRSQRRRRNKIALLDQTTESFVQRILVYAIYIIGTGIFLSLIPGMEKVSNSILAGAGIMAMAVGFASQEALSNFVSGLFIVFGKPFRIGDSIMIDAVVNGTVAEITLRHTVIKSLDNRMIIIPNSKINSSTIVNSTIGEQDTCSFIEVGVSYDTDLNRAIEVMRDEIMRHPLLIDRRSAEDKQAGTPQVMVRVIELGNSAITLKAWAWAANAGNAFVLKCDLLKSIKERFDKEKIEIPYPYNNVILKQ; from the coding sequence ATGAATCTACACGACTTTTTCTGCAGTACCATTTTGAATATTAATCTTGATAAGGTAAATATTAATCTTGAGAAAGCAGCTTCTTTTTGGGATATTAGCATTGAAAAAGCAATTACATTCTGTGTAAAAGCCGTTTTGATATATGCAATTACCCAGGCTGCCGTTTCATTTACCAAGTATTTATTCAGACGTTCTCAAAGAAGAAGAAGAAATAAAATTGCTCTTCTTGACCAAACAACTGAGAGCTTTGTACAGCGTATCCTTGTTTATGCCATATACATAATTGGTACAGGTATTTTTCTCTCTTTAATACCGGGAATGGAAAAAGTCAGCAACTCCATCCTTGCAGGAGCCGGAATCATGGCAATGGCCGTCGGTTTCGCATCTCAGGAAGCCTTATCTAATTTTGTCAGCGGATTGTTCATCGTATTTGGAAAACCTTTCCGTATTGGAGATTCAATCATGATCGATGCAGTAGTCAACGGAACTGTTGCCGAAATTACTCTACGGCATACAGTAATCAAGAGCTTGGACAACCGTATGATAATTATCCCTAATAGTAAAATCAACTCCAGCACCATCGTAAATTCAACTATTGGAGAACAAGACACTTGTAGCTTCATTGAAGTCGGTGTCTCGTATGATACCGACCTGAACAGAGCCATTGAGGTGATGAGAGATGAAATAATGAGGCACCCCTTGCTGATTGATCGTCGATCTGCCGAAGACAAACAGGCAGGTACGCCTCAGGTAATGGTTCGGGTGATCGAACTCGGAAATTCGGCTATAACATTGAAAGCATGGGCATGGGCAGCAAATGCTGGAAATGCTTTTGTTCTGAAATGCGATCTGCTGAAATCTATTAAGGAACGTTTTGATAAAGAAAAGATAGAGATACCATATCCATACAACAATGTAATATTAAAACAATAA
- a CDS encoding HD domain-containing protein: MNVLEIINKYYKPGRQLDILLTHSRAVADKALQIASDHPEFNLDKVFLEEACMIHDIGIFLTNAHGIDCVGTEPYICHGYLGADLMRKEGFPRHALVCERHTGAGISALDIEKNQLPLPHRDFLPVSIEEQVICFADKFFSKTHLDREKSVEAARKSISKFGCEGLKRFDTWCEMFL; the protein is encoded by the coding sequence ATGAATGTGTTAGAGATTATTAATAAGTATTATAAACCTGGAAGACAACTGGATATTTTACTCACTCATAGCAGGGCAGTTGCCGATAAAGCATTACAAATTGCTTCAGACCATCCTGAATTTAATCTCGATAAAGTTTTTCTGGAAGAGGCTTGTATGATTCATGATATCGGAATATTTCTAACAAATGCTCATGGTATCGATTGCGTGGGTACTGAGCCTTATATTTGTCATGGTTATCTGGGAGCCGATTTAATGCGCAAAGAAGGATTCCCGCGTCATGCACTTGTGTGCGAACGGCATACTGGTGCCGGAATATCTGCACTTGATATTGAGAAAAATCAGTTGCCCCTTCCTCATCGCGACTTTCTTCCCGTATCCATTGAGGAACAGGTGATTTGCTTTGCAGATAAGTTTTTTTCTAAGACTCATCTTGATCGTGAAAAAAGTGTGGAGGCAGCCCGGAAAAGCATCTCAAAATTCGGTTGTGAAGGATTAAAACGATTTGATACATGGTGTGAGATGTTTCTATAG